Proteins found in one Legionella pneumophila subsp. pascullei genomic segment:
- a CDS encoding GGDEF domain-containing protein — translation MVFPAIMIVVGIVFLIGGAYLIKSVLQQTSHYRWQWLVYLVFIGAFILSYSASIFYGLLVDPHCLNYFYGSVFLLGATYVYLSCRLMTKTIQKMEVMDDLKNRYELLRHHVKYDSLTGCHNRETLFEMLNTRFQQIKSSDGWVIVLFIDMDKFKAVNDRYGHDVGDNTLAAFGQLLRQRLRKDDIVARYGGDEFIAVMEHISLDEAKKIAENLITVAKQSFKKGILSKLNLGCSIGITQMNPHSASVNSVIKEADLACYAAKQRKINGSVCVYNPMLATRNDTIDLGIHQIAE, via the coding sequence ATTATGATTGTGGTTGGTATTGTCTTTCTAATCGGTGGTGCCTATTTAATTAAAAGCGTACTGCAACAAACGAGCCATTATCGTTGGCAGTGGCTCGTTTATCTTGTTTTTATTGGCGCATTTATTCTAAGTTATTCGGCCAGTATTTTTTATGGTCTCTTGGTTGATCCCCATTGTCTTAATTATTTTTATGGCAGTGTGTTTTTATTAGGCGCTACCTATGTTTATTTGTCTTGTCGTCTTATGACTAAGACCATTCAAAAGATGGAAGTAATGGATGATTTAAAAAATCGCTATGAACTATTAAGGCATCATGTCAAATACGATTCGCTGACTGGTTGCCATAACAGAGAGACTCTTTTTGAAATGTTGAACACACGGTTTCAGCAAATTAAGAGCAGTGATGGATGGGTTATTGTCCTTTTTATTGATATGGATAAATTTAAGGCGGTTAACGATCGTTATGGTCATGATGTGGGAGACAACACGTTGGCAGCATTTGGACAACTCCTAAGGCAGCGATTGCGAAAGGATGATATTGTGGCTCGTTATGGTGGTGATGAGTTCATCGCTGTGATGGAACACATCTCCTTGGATGAAGCGAAAAAGATTGCAGAAAATCTTATTACAGTAGCTAAGCAATCCTTCAAAAAAGGTATTTTATCGAAGCTTAATCTAGGCTGCTCCATTGGCATCACTCAGATGAATCCTCACTCGGCTTCAGTGAATAGCGTGATTAAAGAAGCGGATTTGGCGTGTTATGCGGCAAAGCAAAGAAAAATCAATGGTTCCGTTTGTGTCTATAATCCGATGCTTGCAACAAGGAACGATACGATTGATTTGGGTATTCATCAAATTGCCGAATAA
- a CDS encoding DUF4156 domain-containing protein — translation MIHFQMKRTILLMVSVLLVGCSYNAKLTPEGEKVTLLQSGKPSKACAFLGEVRASDRNGMSQSYQSHDHLIKDELNILRNEAALLGANRVLVTQHQQTYEGNPKNDFVADHWMVGRAYRCKTN, via the coding sequence ATGATTCATTTTCAGATGAAACGCACCATCCTATTGATGGTTTCTGTACTCCTTGTGGGCTGTTCTTATAATGCCAAGTTAACTCCTGAGGGAGAAAAAGTGACCCTTCTCCAATCAGGTAAGCCTTCCAAAGCCTGTGCTTTTTTAGGGGAAGTCAGAGCCTCCGATCGTAATGGCATGAGCCAATCCTATCAATCCCATGATCATTTGATTAAGGATGAATTAAATATCTTAAGAAATGAAGCAGCTCTATTAGGTGCTAACAGGGTTTTAGTGACTCAACATCAGCAAACTTATGAAGGCAATCCCAAAAATGATTTCGTAGCGGACCATTGGATGGTAGGTCGAGCATACCGATGTAAGACGAATTAA